In Rhodamnia argentea isolate NSW1041297 chromosome 5, ASM2092103v1, whole genome shotgun sequence, the DNA window TtttctccacaaaaaaaaaaaaaaaaaaaaatcccacgcGAGGCATGAGGCTGGCAAATAGGCGCGGAGGGGCGGGGCCGGTATTCGCCTGCCCCGCCCCTCTACTAATCCACCCCTTAAATacttcaaggaaaaagaagatctattctaatttcttttcatttatgtgCTTCTATTATTTGCTTtaaacatatgaaaaaaaaatttagtagaACCCTAAGAACAATCGCTTCTCCTTACAAGTCTTGCTTTTGTAGAAAATGCAATCTTGGGAAGTAGGTAAGCAGATGTGGAATAATTGTTCTCCATGTGTTTCATCTTCACAATTTGTCCACATTAAAACTAACTCGTGAAGGTTGGAGCTTGGTTCGCTCAGTCCAACCCATGAcactatcttcttcttcttcttcttcttctgtataTGCTAATGAGATTTACCGATGAGCCCATTCTCTCTTatgaaaatggcaaaaaatgagaaaaatatccaataccCATCTAGCAAGTGGTTTTAGTTCTTTTTTgcgagaaaataataatttcataGCAGGCCTTGCGAagtcaaacttttattttgtcaatttagtcacaaaCCTTATGACGATTTGTCGATTCAGCCCTAATCCTATCAATTGTGCTGCTTTAGTCATaatcattttgatgatttgccaattttgtcctaaaccttttaaaattttgccaattcagtcctaaacttattaagtaaataattggTTGAAATGACTATAtggacaaattatcaaaatgtttaggactaaattgacacaattgaatagtttatgaataaattggcaaatcattaaaatgatttagaactaaattggcacaattgaaatgtttaagattgaattggctgcACTATAATATGTTTTGGATTTTCTAGACGTTTTCGCCCCAAAACCACCAAAAGCACCGGATACAACTATACCCAACACATGTTAGATCTATATTATGAGCTTGGACGTCATAACTATTATATATCTGCCAATACGTgatctaaataaaaaatgaagaactatTACGATTACCTTCTtgagattggcatgagaattCAACCACTCCTCGTGGCCGTTTCCGGCAGAATGAGAGGCCACCCATTTCAGGGCAGTCCACGAATCGTCGTAAGCCGTTGGAAGAGGATGCTCCGGTGCCCTTCTATACTCGACGGAGATGGCAATGATGTTAGCCTCCGCGACGAGGGCGTTGAGATAGTTGTGGTAAGTCGGCGACCATGCCGTTTCAATTATGAAGCCTCCCCCGTGAAAGTACACGAGGACTGGGAGCTTTTGGGGAGACCCGACCGCCGCTTTAGGGATGTAAAGTCTAGCCGACACGATGGAGCCTGGTGGAATGGTGACGTCTTTCGACTGGACGCTGGTTTTCTCGTCGAGCGATGGGGAGACAGTAGCTGTGCCCATGAGTCTCTCCACTCGGCCATCCTTGTAAATCCTTATCAACGGAAACAGATCATTGGCCACTTCTGTTTCCAtgaagtttttgagtgaaggagaaagaaagatcAGTATCGAGGAGAAGAGTCTATTTTGTGTTCTTCCATTATGTTGCTGTGTTTTTATATGCATTCGACATCGTCGTTACTCTTTGTCGTATGCGGAAAGGAAGAATTTTCATACGGCGGTGTCGTGCGGACTTCGTTCGACGTGATGTcgacattgtaataaaattgataagataTTTGTTGGGAGCCATGATAATGAATGGGTGAAGGCATTTATGAAGAATTATTGAGTGGATAAGAAATTTGACAGCTCagcattgaatttttttgaatggGTGAAGGCATTTATGAAGAATTATTGAGTGGTTAAGAAATTTGACAGTGGTTAAGAAATTTGACAGCTCaacattgaatttttttgaatggGTGAAGGCATTTATGAAGAATTATTGAGTGGTTAAGAAATTTGACAGCTCggcattgattttttttgtctgtcttTTGACTAGCAAATATTAAAgagataattacaaaaaaaaagtcaaacttattgtaattatgataattcagtcttaaacctttattTGTTTCAAGTAACGAGGTTGTTGATTTCCACATTTCAATGAAAGTTGCATTGATTCTTATCATAAGAAGCCGACAATTAGTTCCCGACTCTAGACATATCCGAAAGTAATCTCATGCATCACTAACCGATTTGCGTGATTTCCGCCCTTATGAGAAGAATACGAGTTTGAAAGAATTGAAGACATAACCGCTAGTTGAGGGCTTATCCAACATTTCAAGATAAGAACACGCTTCATTGGAATTTCTCCTTCAACGAAATAGTTTTCAAAAGTCGTTTCCGGCTTTTAACTAAAGGAAACCGTCGTAATATGAGTTGATGGAAAGCTAAATAGAGAAAGATCTGTATCGCTTTCTCATATTGAAAATGTATGAGTACAACCATATTTATAGAACAAGTCTAATTAATCTAGGTAAGAAATATACATAAAAGGACAATGATCAATACCTTGATATACAATATTCGAAAGCGTCAATTAAGCATAATCATATACGATATCAATCAATGTCAAGATATCTTCATCATATCAATAAGAGATAACGATATCTTGAACATTGCCCCTCAAGCTGGTTGTCTATACACATCCAGAATGCCTGGCTTGCTTAGTAGATATGCATGTTGTCTCTAACATAGAGATTTGGTGAAGATGTTTGCAGATTGCTCCATTGTCCTTGTTCCTTTTGTCTTGATCACCTAATCATCACCTAATCCTGGATTTTATCTCTGATGAAATGATAATCAACTTTTACATGTTTCGTTCTTTCACGAAAATTGGATTTGTTGCGAGTTTAAGAGCATCATCATTGTCACAAGACAGAATTGTTGGTTCCCTTACCCATATGCCAAGATCTCCAAGCAATCCTCTCATCTAGACAATCTCATAGCTAGTTTTTGCCATTgctcaatattttgcattcgCGGACGATAATGAAATAGTAGATTGTTTCTTCGTCTTTCATGAGAGTACTGAGCTTCCCAATTTGATGTAGAACCCGtaattgattttctacttaTAGGGCAAATAGCACAATCTGTGTCGCAATATGCTATCATCTCCATGTTGTTGTCCCGTGGCATCTCCATGTTGTTATCCCGTGGCAGTAGTATACCCAATCCTGGACACCCTTTTAAATACTTCACTACTTTCAAAACATCATTCTTGGAGGACTGTCTTGGGTCATACATAGCATATATCATGTCTGATCATAGTGAGGTAGACAAGCTTCCCAATAAGTCTCTGATATGCAAAGGGATCCTCGAGTAAAGGATCCTCATTCATCG includes these proteins:
- the LOC115737216 gene encoding probable carboxylesterase 12, yielding MHIKTQQHNGRTQNRLFSSILIFLSPSLKNFMETEVANDLFPLIRIYKDGRVERLMGTATVSPSLDEKTSVQSKDVTIPPGSIVSARLYIPKAAVGSPQKLPVLVYFHGGGFIIETAWSPTYHNYLNALVAEANIIAISVEYRRAPEHPLPTAYDDSWTALKWVASHSAGNGHEEWLNSHANLKKVFMSGDSAGANIVHNMGIRLGQENLDGIEFPGVVMVHPFFWGEEPLPLETTDPEKTSLIRDLWRVAYPTTAGCDDPLMNPAADPRLSGLGVNRVLICVAEKDVLRQRGWYYEEALRESGWSGAVEVMEAPGEDHVFHLFNPGCDNAVKMMKRLVSFMNEDE